Genomic window (Lynx canadensis isolate LIC74 chromosome D3, mLynCan4.pri.v2, whole genome shotgun sequence):
CCTCGGGGTGCCCTACACCCCTGGACCTCAGAGGGTACTCTCGCTCCATCCTCAGTAGGAGCACTTTCACTTTCTTCAGGACCAGTTTTGCTATGGGGTCATGCTGGGCTGGCCCTTGTCCAGGTCGGCCTCCACCGTAGGCAGGCCCTGTGTATCTGGCCTTTGGGGATGAGGCTTTCTGAGGTCATCACAGACACGGATCTGTGATTTGTCTCGGGCGGGAAGGTGtttcctgctccttctccagGGATGGCTAGCCCCTGCTTGAATCCTGCAGAATCCTGCATCcataatggcttcctgtctccctctcaggTGCAGGTGTTCTCCAGACACAACTGACTTTTGCCTTTTTCCTGAGTTAAGAGGGCTTTCTTACCCTCAATCAAAAACAGAGGGATTTCtgcttctattcttttctcagaattaattaatttttaagtggcCCTGGGTGTTGAGCGATTGCTGCGCATGCACCTAGTTTTAGGGTTTTTGCTTCATAGCAGAGAAGGATGAAGGCCGTCTGGCAGGGCTGTGTGTCTGTGCCCCAGCAGCGGCCGCCTCCTGCACCCCCGAAGGGGTCTCGTCTCCCACCACATCCTTGACCTCTCTCATGATCACCTATTGGGGAGCAATGCAAAAGGCTTCTACGTGAACATAAACCCCTCCTTGGGTCTGCGGATTTTAGTTATTCTAACCTGTTGCTAGCCCACATTTGCTCTTTAGTAATGTGTTACGATTCCAGCCAGCTCTTTCTTACTTGTTTGTATGGCCTCCACATCTTCTATtggctaaaataaaacagttcCTGTGTCCCGTTGCTCACAAAAGGGGATTATCTCTTTCTGGAATACAGTTTACTTGACTCATGACTTTAACTCTCTGCTGAGCGCAATAGAAAGCTATGATTTTGTAaataatctcctttttttttttttttctgtcattgttGGTTCGGAAATGACACTTTCTTGAAGGTTCCTGTGTCCTGAGCAGAAGCAGAACTCAGgggtatttgtatatatttacttaatCTAGAGTAAGGAGCAGTCTGTTGAGATGTGGTGCCATTCAGGGTATATAAATTCCCCTTGTCACTGCTCATACCCACTGGGTCTTGCTAGATTGGAGCAAGCATTTTATAACAGAAGGAGGGATGTTCGTGAACTTGgtctaaattttatttgtaacGTTAAGAGCTGGAATACTTGTCGTTCCCACATATGTGGCCTGAATTAGATGAGCAAGCATATAATTTATTAAGTATTACTGCGTAGAAATATTATCTCCTATTATTAAGTGCTTAtattaatgcttttttaaaaaaaatgtatatccttCCCAACATGACCGAGTCAGTTAACATCACCAAACTGAACCTGCCGCAGCTAGAGATACTCGAGAACTGGCTGGAGTTCTTGTTCATGACGACAAGGGAAAAGAATGGAATTACTTGTCCCAGTGAAGAGTTCTATGTATGTCCCTGGGAAGCTACATGATGTGGAACATGTCCTCATCAATGTGGGAACAGGTTACTATATAGAAAAGACAGCTGAGGATGCCAAGGGCTTTTTCAAGAGGAAGATGGACTTCTTCACCAAGCAAATGGAGAAAATGCAGCCCGCTCTGCAGGAGAAGCATGCCACGAATCAGGCTGCCATGGAGATGATGGGCCAGAAGCGTCAGCAGCTCACAGCCTTGGGGGGCAACTCAGGCTACTGTCTGAGAGCTTGTTTCAGAAATGGAACAGAGGGACCCTGCCTAAGGAGGTTAGGACTTTGTGGGCATGGCTTCTTGGGGTCAAGAAAGAGAAGGATCTAGCGTTTAATACTAATGAATGTACCAGCTGGGTAGAAAacaatttcaatgtttattcgttttattttcgagagaaagagcgagagtaggggaggagcagagagggagagaatcccaagcaggctccgcgctgtcagagcagagccctatgTTAGGTTCaaactcaagaattgtgagacctgagccgaaaccaagagtccgacgcttaatcaactgagccacccaggcacctctattaatgcttattttaaaaatgatatgaaatcatggaatacaaaaacaaagaatgccTTACTCTTCTGACTCCATTcactctgttttttaaattacagctGCCATGTTGGGCTTCATGCCCAGACCTTCACCCCTGCTCCCACCGACATAAACACACATGAATAATCCTTGCCCTTCTGTTTTTGGGGTGTGGCAGTCTCTGGGAAGTTAAAAATGATTGACTTCATATTGACCATCTCAGACAGAAGGACTGCTTGCCCAGTTTTCTGCTCAgtgtagatatttctttttttcaaactagATCCAGAATAGTAGGGATAAAAAGCTAAATCATATTACTACCTCTCTTTCAAGGAAGAACAAAATGGCTCACAGCAAACAtttaataatgaatgaatgataactTCTGATTATGATTGTTAATTGGGATCCACACATCTTGTGATTAATGAATCTCTTCTCCAGCCCCAGATGTTGGTAATAGCTAATTGCCATTCTTAGATTAATGTTcatctcttctccatttcttaattgttttcttttttttttttttagtggggaATTGAGAGAAGCTGCATTAGAGACCATTATCTAGAtaaatttttatctaaaaattctatattttattctgatttttggACCTGATTCAAGTGGTTTTTATTTAGCTTTGTGAATTCCTGTCATCTGCGGCCACATAGTGCGCTTCTGTAATTTACGAAATGCGTGGTAATAGGGAAGTCATTTTaactgcttcttttaaaattaacatgacaggggcgtctgggtggctcagctggttgaacatcccacttcggctcaggtcatgatttcacagtttgtgggttcgagccccgcgtcgggctgtgtgctgacagctcagagcctggagcctgcttcaggttctgtgtctccctctctctgcccctccccccactcatgctctgtctctctctcaaaaaataaataagcattaagaaataaTGTAAAGTTAATGTGATAAGAATACTTTTCTTATTTACCTTATCAGGATCAAATGAGATTACAGATGTAAGAGTTTTTGCTCATTCCTGAACTACATAAGGAACCATTACGTGTCCAACTTCCTCTCTAAATTGTGGGCTCTTTGTGGACTGGGTTAGGTATTGAATTCTTTCTATGCTTGGGGgtttagcacatagtaggtgccatATAATTGTTGATAAAATAAGTTAACATAATTGTCATTCAAGGATAATCGTCGTAACAAGTAGAATGTACATAAAGTGGTTTgtaactcatttttaatttcttacaaaCTTAATATAAAACCATGCATGTAGGGAAAATTCTGCACAGGGATAATAATTGTATCAACCATTATACTATAAACTTATATAATTTATCGTCTGTATAAATCATATATAAGTATCTGTTAtgtatgaatatttataaaaacaataacatttgTCATTATGCTATTGTTATCCTGATGCTATAGTACCTAGGAAAGGCTTGCTGcagaatatttactttttaaatgttttgattccttttcctttccttcacgtACTTGTAATAAGTGAGAATTTTATGCAATTCATATTCTGTTTAGAAAGAATGATGCATTCTTCAAACTTCAgatgttaaatacatttttatcatgtTTAGTTAGTAAATTCAAATAATACAGAAGTATTATTAGGCCATGAGTATTATTAAGTAAGCTTAGTAGTAGTTTAacctaaacataaaataatgcaACATTTGacctaaagcattttaaaaatcaacaagcCGAGGAAGCAAGAGTaaaataggaatttttttaacacttttactACTCCTTCATGTTTTAACTTATATTTAATATCCtcagatattaaaaatttaaaggacaTCTGGACAAGCCTAGCTCATTCTTCTAGGTATTTTCACAATATACCCTTCCCCTTATAGTGAAAGTactggtttttcttctcttttcttcattaaagTGGAAGTTTTATAAGGGAAGTGACCATTTTGGCTttattcctctttcatttttcaaaccTTTGAATAGAACCTGAAACACAGTAGGCCAGCTCAATGCAtctattcaacaagtatttcatgattttaaatggaattaaatttacatttttccttgtAAATAGCACCCATATTATGATGCTATTCTATCCTGATGCCAAAAATTCTCATTCTTAATTCTCAGGTCATGCTACTAAAGCTAATTTCTTATAATGAACTTCTTCCCAGTGAGATCTGTCAACAAGAATTCACTGGTGTCAATAATTTCAAGTATTCCAGCTCTTTGACAAATCTATTTATTGCTGGAAAActgccatactttttttttatttcaagtttttatttaaattctagttagttaggggtacctgggtgacttagtcaggtaagtgtccggctttggctcaggtcatgatctcacggtttgtgggtttgtgagttcgagccccgcatcgggctctgtgctgacgtgctaagagcttggagcctgcttcggattctaggtctccgtctctctctgcccttcccccacttgtgctctgcgcctctctctatcaaaaataagtaaaatgtaaaaaaaaaaaaacacccttcaCCCTAAGagctcatcccccacccacctccctccatcaaccccttagtttgttctctataattaaaagtattttatggtttgcttccctctctttgtttcctttcccctatgttcatctgttttgtttcttaaattccacatatgagttaaatcatactTTTAAAAGCTCGTAACACTTTTGGTTTGGGGAAGCAGACGATCAAGGAAGAGTTACTATCCACAAAAGATTTGAGTCAACTGATCATGATATGATGATTGAAAACTAAGCAGattaatagtaatattaatagtattttgtttattatgGGAATAAACAAATTTCATaggaactttgttttaaaatgaaccaaaaaataGTAACCCACATCCAGAGATGAaagtagaaatacaaaagaaatacacaccTAAATTTAtccttctctttaaatttttcacaTGTTCTCATAAACTTGGTAGATTTTTGCTGCTGGGCCCCcaaatgttttaattatagtACAGTTCTAGTATCAGTAAAATTCTTTACATTACTATGTTTCATAtcacttgaaaaaattaaagatttgtaattattaaacatttatgatTGCATATTATTTTGTCCTTTATTATACaaaaaagtatttacaaatatatgcgtgtatgtgatatttatttttatttctaaaaattttgttGAGATAAACACAAGATGGTACATGTAAAATCCATTGTcaatttactcatatttttattaattttgcccATAAGCGTAAATAAcataataattatgaataaaggaGCTCCAGATAAGATAATGGCATATTTGCTCTGAAAGCAGATTGTATTTTGCTACGAAAACATGACAACAGTATGGTTCTAATTACCTCCTATATTTTGGAGAGTGGCAGCCGGCCAATgaactgcatttttttctcctaaaaggaTATAATCAAATAAATGGTAGATGAAGCTTTTGTTGACTCTTGGATATGTAAATTAAGCATGCTATTTAACAAGTTATTTTGTCATCCTGATGAGTGGAAACATTGATTTGCAAGACTAATTATACTCACTATTTTTAGAATAAGCAAAGGGCTTTGCATTATGTAGTTTTGCAGAGCATCAGAATTAGACAGGTTCCCTGCAGGTCAGGCCCTCTCAGAAGATGCCCaggatttttacataaaatttatctTAGTGGAGGAGGTGAGGTTTATAATTCAGTAATTCACTGTGGAGCCATTTCACATTTTGAAGTCAATTAGAACTGGCTGCTTGGACACAGCTTCCCAAATGTCAATGAAGGTCTTCACCTGCAAACAGGCCACTAATTACTAATATATCTTTAATGGTAAAATAAGTCCAGACCTTTATTAGTCCTCAGAAAAACATGTACCTCcaccataaaaatattatttttttgttgatcCAGTAAAACATCTTGTAAGTTGGTTGAGATTCATTGAACAAATCTGTTTTATGCCATAGGGGTTCAAAGAGAGTCCCAAGAGAAGAGCTGGCATTTAGATTTTGGAGTCACCCAAAGAAATATAGATGTAACAATCCTTTCTAAGGAAAGAAGTATGTTAACTAGAtataaaacagaattatttttaggtTTCTGGCTTTCAACTACAAGGAAACTCAAGAATTTGATGGAGCATGGGAATAAATCACCTGgactaaaatttttgaaaaactctTTCCCCTTAAGCACATTTAGAGTGGAAATCTGTGAATTGGAATTTAGAGTCAAGAATAAGTGGAAAATACCTTTCAatgtgtgtcatcttcagtttctttcatcaatgttttatagtttatagagtatgggtctttcacctccttagttaagttCATTCCtcggcattttattatttttggtgcaattgttactttattattagtttatagaaatgctaccaatttctgggaattcattttatatcctacaacatTACTGAATTCATCAGTATGAAATTCAGTATGAAAAACtgaattctaacagttttttagtagagtctttagggttttctacatagagtatcatgtcatctgcattgATAGATGAGTAGATAAggaacacaatggaatatatatatatatatatatatatatacaatgcacacacacacacacacacacacacacagaatattacacagccacaaaaaggacagaatcttaccatttgcaacaacacagatggaccaaaaggatattatgctaagtgaaatatgtcagacaaagacaaatgccatatgatttcactcatctgtgaaatctaaaaaccaaaacaaatgaaaaaacaaacaaaaagcagaatcagacctaaaaatacagagaacaaactgatggttgccatggggaagaggggaggggaggggcaaagtgggtgaaggggagtgggagatacaagctTACAGTTACGggataaataagtcatgggaataaaagccACAGTGCAGGGAATATcatcaatgatactgtaatagtgcaTGGTGACAGTTGGTAGCTCACACTTGTGGTaggcatagcataacatatagagaagttgaatcagtaggttgtgcacctgaaaataatgtaacattgtgtgtcagctatactcaaattttaaaaagctactgaAGAACATAAGTGGAAAATACATATAACTGGAAAATTTGTGTTCACGTCTCACATTTGTGGGTGTCAGGGCATGCTGGGAGCACTACATTTATTAAGTAACAGAAAATAGAGTCTCCTTTCGGTGTTCCTCACTCAGAAATTTGCCCAAGAaatatcttttcatcttttttaatttatttttttattttagagagagagggtgtgtgagtgggggagaggggcagagggagagagagagaatcttaagcaggctccacgatcagtgtgaagcccaacacggagcttgatcccataatcctgggatcatgatctgagcccacatcaagagcccaatgctcaaccgaccaagccatccaggcatcccaagaaatATCTTTTTGATTTATGAAGAGAAAGTTGGATCATTCTCCTAAGGTTAATTCCCCTAGGGTAGAGGCGATCACAATGCTATTCACCTGCACTGTCTTCCTGGGAAATCAACATGCCTCTACTACAGGTGACTTAGTCCCTATGGAGAAGTCAAATCAAGGAAGAAATGTCTAGCCGCATCAGCACACGCACAGGTCTTTCAAGACTCAGTGACAAGCCCACTCTGGAGTTGACAGTAATGTTATTGCTAGTGTCAGTGGATATACTTGCTAGATTCAAAGCTGTACTGTCTATATTAAGCTATAACTGTAAATCTTCATCCTCAATCTCCTTATTGAGTCTTGGGATATACCAGGACAGTCAGCCATCAAATTAGAAGTCACATTTGGAAAAGTAAAACTGGTTTAGCAGCATCTgtatcattgttttattttttccatcctcGGCActaaagatatattttatctgTACATTTCAAAAGATGAATTAAACATGCCTGACTTACACGTTACATAACTACATGGAGAGGTGAAATAGCACTCGTAGAAAGTAAATTTCATGAGCCACGCACTTCACTGGGACCTACATACAAATGATTGTCTTTAATCCTCACGGCAATCCTGTGAGATTGGAATGATTGTACTTGCTTTAACCAAAGGAGGGGAGGGTTACAGATGTCAGTGACTCACTTGACAGAACACTCCGCCACTACCCTGCAGAGGTGGAATTCACCCCGGATCTTAGGAGTCAAAGTCTGTGCCTACTTTATAATCTGAGCAAAAGATTTTAACTCAAAAACTTCAGTCACCCAGTACAATTATTCATTTGATGCTTGGATTGCCTCTAAATAACTCTTTAAATTAGTCATCAGCTGATGTTTAAAGATTGTTAATAATgaggagaacttttaagatctcttttagcaactttcaaatatataatacagtattattaagtatAGTCGCCATTCTGTACAtcacatccccatgacttaattattttatattatggtGATGgcttcacaatatatacaaatattgaaacCTTATGTTGGACACTTGAAATTCATATAATGTATGACAATTATATCTCAACTTTACAATAATAAGTAAATCAGACCTAAATACAAAGTAGATTTGGgactgaaattaagaaaaaaaaagatttctaataataagaaactgaggcaggttATTTCGCTCCGAAATTCCTAGAATTGCCCTGTCCAACATCTTAGAAACTAGCCACAGGTGCTGCTTaacttaaaagtaaatgaaactaaaaattcagttcctcgaGTCTCACtgaccacatttcaagtgctcaatagcctcCTGTGACCGGTGGCTAGCATACCGCacagcatttaaatatataaatgaactcaCACACAGATGCCTAATTACGTTCAAGAGGAACTGCTCCAGTTAGTATCTGAGCACTTAAACCCAGTCTTAGATGCAGTGCATTGATTAACAAACTTGTGATAACTCTTAAGCACCTCCTAATACCCCTATGGCTTGAAGAGCACAGTTTGAGGATGGCTATTCTAGAGAAATTATCAACATCATTGtaattgttatatataattatagaatGTCAGAGGTGGAATGGGTTCCGAGATCATCTCATTCAATCGCCTCATTTTGCCAGAGGGGACAGAGGTGCACAAAGGTGAAGCCATCATCGCACTTCAAACTTAATAGCCcacttgtttttccccttttgctTATTCTAAATTCCCATTCGCCACACAtaggggagaaaaataaactgggGGTCCTCAAATGAAACCCATAAACTCTAAAAGGACAGAGAGCCACCAagattgcatatttatttttgtcatttattgtaCGTTATCAAAGGAAATGATCCATAGATCCACACAGATTTCATCAAAATCTCAAAGCATTTTTGTGATACTAGAAACCATGAGACTACTGTGACCCTACGAGTATGCATAACGTAAGTTTCTTTACAGAATGATTACACTGCAGACTTTAAAGGACTTTCCTTGTAGTACGTATTGAgacccaaaataataagaaatgggCGGGCATCAGAATTAATTCATTAAGCCGTTCACCCTTGCAGGAAACTCGTAACTGAATTGGAAACatcacattaaattaaaataaacatttgcatatTTGATAAAGAGACTAGACGTTTTGTCATAAACACTATAGAGTAGATGCAGTTGGGAACAACTTTCACagtttgagaaataaaacagattcaTTTCACTTGCTTAATATAAAAGcaataagaggggtgcctgactggctcagtcagttaagcatctgacttcgactcaggtcacgatctcccagtttgtgagttcaagccccgtgtcgggctctgtgctgacagctcggagcctggagcctgattcggattctgtgtctccctctctcctgccccacccccacttgcactctgtctctctctctctctcaaaaatgaataagtgttaaaaaaaaattaaaagcaataagaGAACTGGAAATCCTAAAGCAATTCTTGACAATGATCAGAAatattcttgcctttttattctgcttttgagGACAGATAGAGCCCAGACAACAAAGAATGTTGtgtgaaaaatatgtaaaataactttctttttcatcCCCTTTATTGTGGATATGCAgtaattcttttcatgtttttcaagcTCAATTGTTCataatttgttattttgatttttgtaatattttgaaatattgataCAACAAAAAATATTATGCCAACTatgaaatgtttcattatttctaaTGCCAGTTAGATCCTGTGCATCTATTTATTATCAAAAGATTGAAACCTGTTTAATgattgctggattttttttttcagtgctgtaGATAATTACCATTTTTGAGCTATTCTCCTGCAGGAAATTAAATGCTATTTAcaatgcatttgtattttttttcttgtgaaatgCTGCTTCGAAATAACTTCTTATTATGTGAATGGTCTTGAAAAAAGGTAAAGCAGCCAAAGCACAGAAAGGGACATCTCTGACCTGATGTCTTCTATAAAGCCTTATGTCTAACGATGCAGTGCAATTGGAAAACCCATAATAAGTACATCGGTTTTCCAGGATACATGCCTCACAGCCCAAGAGAAAAATGTTGCCAAATGCTCAGCATCCAAAAGTGTTGATGCACTGCTTCCCTTTGCACGATGCTGTGAAATggctttctcccccctccccgccccacacaAAGTAACACAATTATCAGAGTTCATTGAGACCTAGAGGAGAGAAGATAGGTCTACACAGGATGATTATTGCATGTTGAGTGAAGCAGAGGACTGGCTTTTTATTAGCTTGATGGAACTGGGGACCAATCCTCTGTGCTGCTGATTGGGCATTTTATCCATCCAAATGTCTAATTAGCGATTTATGCAATCTGATCATACagaagagatgtgtgtgtgtgtgtgtgtgtgtgtgtgtgtgcatgcatgtgaatGTGCGTGTTCACACAATCTACACTTTGCTTGTATATTGCAAACAAAGTTGCTGTATCTGG
Coding sequences:
- the LOC115527996 gene encoding LOW QUALITY PROTEIN: prefoldin subunit 5-like (The sequence of the model RefSeq protein was modified relative to this genomic sequence to represent the inferred CDS: inserted 2 bases in 1 codon), translating into MTESVNITKLNLPQLEILENWLEFLFMTTREKNXELLVPVKSSMYVPGKLHDVEHVLINVGTGYYIEKTAEDAKGFFKRKMDFFTKQMEKMQPALQEKHATNQAAMEMMGQKRQQLTALGGNSGYCLRACFRNGTEGPCLRRLGLCGHGFLGSRKRRI